A region of Moorena producens PAL-8-15-08-1 DNA encodes the following proteins:
- the hrcA gene encoding heat-inducible transcriptional repressor HrcA, producing MSRQQLSLTSRQQHILWATIRHYIATAEPVGSKALVQEYDLSVSPATIRSCMSMLEKVGLLYQPHTSAGRVPSDSGYRTYVDQLIQPSETLSQYVENLLADKLNWEEAKFEVLLRDAAQILATVSGYIALITFPDNRTTRLRHLQLMHLELGQVMLIIVTDSYETQSVLMNLPHSEDDNTVDESIVERELKILSNFLNSKLRGRTLTELETLDWSELDREFVRYADFLSNLLTELTRRTVVPKSSPIMIRGISEVLRQPEFSEIDQTLDLLHLLEEEQEQLWSVIFKVPEELEFKSRVKIRIGAENSLEPMRGCTLVSANYQQDQVPVGSVGIIGPTRMIYENAIALVEAAADYLTEALSQPA from the coding sequence ACTATATTGCCACGGCAGAACCGGTTGGTTCTAAAGCCTTGGTCCAAGAATATGACCTGAGTGTGAGTCCAGCGACGATTCGCTCTTGCATGAGTATGTTGGAAAAAGTTGGACTACTATATCAACCCCATACCTCTGCAGGTAGGGTTCCTTCTGATTCAGGTTATCGAACCTATGTTGACCAGCTGATTCAACCGTCAGAAACCTTGAGTCAGTATGTTGAAAATTTACTGGCAGACAAGTTGAACTGGGAGGAAGCTAAGTTTGAGGTATTGCTAAGGGATGCTGCTCAAATTCTGGCAACGGTCAGTGGATATATTGCTTTAATTACTTTCCCTGACAATCGCACTACTCGCCTGCGCCATCTACAGTTGATGCACCTAGAGCTAGGGCAAGTGATGTTGATTATAGTTACGGATAGTTATGAAACTCAGTCGGTATTGATGAATCTGCCCCACTCAGAGGATGATAATACCGTTGATGAGTCGATTGTGGAGCGGGAATTAAAAATATTATCTAACTTTTTGAATAGTAAGCTGCGAGGGCGAACTCTCACGGAATTGGAGACATTAGATTGGAGTGAATTAGACCGAGAATTTGTCCGCTATGCGGATTTTTTAAGCAATTTATTAACTGAGTTGACCCGTCGCACTGTAGTACCTAAGTCCAGCCCGATTATGATTCGTGGCATCTCAGAGGTGTTGCGTCAACCAGAATTTTCGGAAATAGACCAGACTCTAGACTTGCTGCATCTGTTGGAAGAGGAACAGGAGCAACTGTGGTCAGTAATCTTTAAGGTACCGGAAGAGTTGGAATTTAAGTCTCGTGTGAAAATTAGGATTGGTGCGGAGAATTCCTTGGAACCGATGCGTGGCTGTACCTTGGTGTCTGCTAACTATCAGCAAGACCAAGTCCCAGTGGGAAGTGTAGGGATTATTGGACCAACTCGCATGATTTATGAAAATGCGATCGCATTAGTGGAAGCAGCAGCAGATTATCTAACTGAAGCCTTGAGTCAACCAGCGTAA
- a CDS encoding ribbon-helix-helix protein, CopG family gives MSRKLVSFRLSEDLAQALKDRAEEKGISVTELINRLLRQGLEIDDSVEERLTVVEASVENLRKQTNVTDLALAIQGVAQSLGGSPVPKTDFNVERRLDELQELFLEMNENLNQVLDQEPSNRQPRSSVSKGSKSARLRKLVKGKQSSVNPEIPKDSQFRDY, from the coding sequence ATGTCTAGGAAACTAGTTAGCTTCAGACTATCTGAAGACCTAGCACAAGCCCTCAAAGACCGCGCTGAGGAGAAGGGCATTTCAGTGACAGAGTTAATTAACAGACTGCTGAGACAGGGTTTGGAAATCGATGACTCAGTAGAGGAGCGTTTAACAGTAGTAGAAGCCTCCGTTGAGAACCTCAGAAAACAAACCAATGTTACTGATCTCGCACTTGCCATTCAAGGAGTTGCTCAATCCCTGGGAGGTTCCCCAGTACCTAAGACTGACTTCAATGTAGAGAGGCGTCTGGATGAATTGCAAGAGTTATTCCTGGAGATGAACGAGAATCTAAACCAGGTGCTGGATCAGGAGCCAAGCAACCGTCAACCTCGGTCTTCTGTATCAAAGGGGTCTAAATCAGCGCGATTGCGTAAGCTAGTAAAAGGTAAACAGTCTTCAGTCAACCCCGAGATTCCGAAAGACTCTCAATTCAGGGACTACTAA
- a CDS encoding DUF1822 family protein, which yields MEIIESQRMEGYVAKATVDKFFYYAKILRGEKDAREILSMVMGILKECSVDNAILEKEQFYNLIELTGFEVAEELVYAIANNLEALVTLNAQKLNYMGSIFPVLSVKQVLDRQPLENSFLLSEPIDEPKLEPETSLLNTWQTELDQKRVKLNNWLGNDFREAEQENWHPWEAIVGIIQQQFAFRSACMDMDIKRSKGVKKISWDNECQMALVVDVAIESNNEVVIILQLYAISKPNYLPENTKMIVLDDSGKTFLQAESKLGDLGIQLRFSADYGEQFSVKIDYNNYSFTELFMV from the coding sequence TTGGAAATTATTGAATCCCAGCGCATGGAGGGCTATGTTGCCAAAGCGACTGTAGATAAATTCTTTTATTACGCCAAAATCCTGAGGGGGGAAAAAGATGCTAGAGAAATTTTATCTATGGTAATGGGAATTCTAAAGGAATGCTCTGTCGATAACGCCATCTTGGAGAAAGAGCAATTTTACAACCTTATAGAGCTTACAGGTTTTGAAGTTGCTGAAGAGTTGGTTTATGCAATCGCTAATAATCTGGAAGCCTTGGTAACCTTAAATGCTCAAAAATTAAATTATATGGGCTCTATTTTTCCAGTTTTGTCAGTCAAACAAGTCTTAGACCGTCAGCCATTAGAAAACTCCTTTCTTCTTTCTGAGCCAATTGATGAGCCAAAGCTAGAACCTGAAACCTCACTGCTAAATACCTGGCAGACTGAACTTGATCAGAAACGAGTAAAATTGAACAATTGGTTGGGCAATGACTTTCGTGAGGCGGAGCAAGAAAATTGGCATCCATGGGAAGCGATTGTAGGAATAATACAACAACAATTTGCTTTTAGAAGTGCTTGTATGGACATGGATATAAAACGATCCAAGGGAGTTAAAAAAATTTCTTGGGATAATGAATGCCAAATGGCTTTAGTGGTCGATGTGGCGATAGAAAGTAATAATGAAGTAGTTATTATCCTACAGCTATATGCTATCAGCAAGCCAAACTATTTACCAGAAAATACCAAAATGATTGTACTTGATGACTCAGGTAAAACTTTTCTACAAGCAGAATCAAAACTTGGTGATCTTGGCATCCAGCTAAGGTTTAGTGCTGATTATGGAGAACAATTCAGTGTTAAAATAGACTATAATAATTACAGTTTTACAGAGTTGTTTATGGTTTAG
- a CDS encoding pentapeptide repeat-containing protein: MDKLVVINLGEGNIETGCSATIKIGDDRALPSIEIVGKLPPEPEFAKLHKRWHLIYQDLGFYVRALKKKPDINTSIISIDQFRQLSKDLVKSLKCWLNSEDFRVIKEAFLKNLSPSDEIRVIIQVEDIQLRRIPWHLWDIFDYYRKAEVALGELTYDKVDKVKLPISSMSKDRVRILAVLGNSDGINLEKDRELLEHLPNTEITFLVEPSRLALDRALWDNKGWDILFFSGHSYSQVDGKSGYISINRTDSLIISELKNALKASIERGLKIAIFNSCDGLGLAQSLVDLHIPQVIVMREPVPDLVAEEFLKGFLKSFSQGQSLYMSVREAREQLQGLENDFPCASWLPVLFQNPAELPPTWNDLAPISFITQQQANNEDLILYQKRLEAWNQWRERNTELVPDLIKINLTGANLRGANLSNVNLSGANLSHANLSNVNLSGANLSHANLSHANLSHANLSEADLVEANLTAVQALNTNFEEALLTGACIQDWNINRATNLDEIICSYVYLRNSQQERRPHSGNFASGEFSKLFQKALETLDLIFLYGVNWQAFIPSFQKLKVESGVQELAIQAIESKGDGTIVIRINIPREFKKAEIEKDFKQHYELALKAVEEKYREQLKAKDIERKIYREQNDSLLKIIDTLANRPIHNAIDFAAKVENQPRSEERTFNIDQRYSSNGFAYAGTANDSQIVGTQHYYAPAQKQNLAEAAAEIQQLLNQLSQIKPTTTEIEKLTVVAKVAEQINSNPTLKAKVINALEAGGVDAFKEAIDHPLVNILMATIEGWKDV, translated from the coding sequence ATGGATAAATTAGTTGTAATAAATCTAGGAGAAGGAAACATTGAAACTGGTTGCTCAGCTACTATAAAAATTGGAGATGATCGCGCTCTACCATCAATAGAAATAGTAGGTAAATTGCCCCCAGAACCAGAATTTGCAAAACTCCATAAGCGCTGGCATTTAATATATCAAGACTTAGGTTTTTATGTACGCGCTTTGAAGAAAAAACCAGATATAAACACTTCTATCATCAGTATCGATCAGTTTCGGCAATTATCCAAAGACTTGGTAAAAAGTCTAAAGTGTTGGCTTAATTCTGAAGATTTTCGTGTCATCAAAGAGGCATTTCTTAAAAATTTAAGTCCTTCTGATGAAATTCGCGTAATTATCCAAGTGGAAGATATTCAGTTACGACGAATCCCCTGGCATCTGTGGGACATTTTTGATTATTACCGCAAGGCTGAGGTGGCTTTGGGGGAATTAACCTATGATAAAGTTGATAAAGTTAAGCTCCCTATCTCGTCTATGAGTAAGGATAGGGTGAGAATTTTAGCTGTTTTGGGAAACAGTGACGGAATTAATCTTGAAAAAGACCGAGAATTACTAGAACATTTACCGAATACAGAAATTACGTTTCTGGTTGAGCCGTCACGCCTGGCATTAGATAGGGCACTATGGGACAATAAAGGCTGGGATATCCTCTTTTTTTCTGGGCATAGTTACAGCCAAGTAGATGGCAAGAGTGGCTATATTTCTATTAACCGAACAGATAGCTTAATCATTAGTGAGCTAAAAAATGCTTTAAAAGCCTCAATTGAACGGGGATTAAAGATAGCTATTTTTAACTCTTGTGATGGGCTAGGTTTAGCACAAAGTTTAGTTGACTTGCACATCCCGCAAGTTATTGTGATGCGAGAGCCAGTACCCGATCTAGTGGCTGAGGAGTTTTTAAAGGGATTTCTTAAGTCATTTTCACAGGGACAATCGTTATATATGTCAGTAAGGGAAGCAAGGGAACAATTGCAAGGATTAGAGAATGATTTTCCCTGTGCTAGTTGGTTGCCAGTTTTGTTCCAGAATCCCGCAGAATTGCCTCCCACTTGGAATGATCTTGCTCCGATTAGCTTTATCACTCAGCAGCAAGCCAACAACGAAGACCTGATTTTATATCAAAAAAGACTAGAAGCTTGGAATCAGTGGAGGGAAAGAAACACTGAGTTAGTTCCAGACCTAATCAAAATAAATTTAACTGGAGCCAATCTTAGGGGAGCTAATCTTAGTAACGTTAATCTGAGTGGAGCTAATCTCAGTCACGCTAATCTTAGTAACGTTAATCTGAGTGGAGCTAATCTCAGTCACGCTAATCTCAGTCACGCTAATCTCAGTCACGCTAATCTCAGTGAAGCCGATCTGGTTGAAGCTAATCTAACGGCAGTTCAAGCATTGAATACTAACTTTGAAGAAGCATTATTGACTGGGGCTTGTATACAAGACTGGAATATCAATCGTGCCACAAATCTTGATGAGATAATTTGTTCTTATGTTTATCTGCGAAATTCTCAACAAGAGCGCCGTCCCCATAGCGGTAACTTTGCTTCAGGAGAATTTAGTAAGTTATTTCAAAAGGCTTTAGAAACGCTTGATTTGATTTTCCTTTATGGAGTTAACTGGCAGGCATTTATTCCTTCATTCCAGAAGCTAAAAGTTGAAAGTGGGGTACAGGAGTTAGCGATTCAAGCTATTGAAAGTAAGGGGGATGGTACTATCGTGATTCGCATAAACATACCTAGGGAATTCAAGAAAGCTGAAATTGAAAAGGATTTCAAGCAGCACTATGAGTTAGCACTCAAAGCAGTCGAGGAAAAATATCGTGAGCAATTAAAGGCTAAGGATATCGAAAGAAAGATTTATCGTGAGCAAAATGATAGTCTATTAAAAATCATCGATACGCTGGCTAACAGACCTATTCATAATGCTATTGATTTCGCAGCCAAAGTAGAGAATCAACCTAGATCAGAAGAGCGTACATTCAACATAGACCAGAGATATTCCTCAAACGGTTTTGCTTACGCGGGAACAGCTAATGACAGCCAAATAGTTGGCACTCAGCACTACTACGCCCCAGCCCAAAAACAAAATTTGGCAGAGGCAGCAGCAGAGATTCAGCAACTCCTAAACCAACTTTCACAAATTAAGCCAACCACAACCGAAATTGAAAAATTAACAGTTGTAGCTAAGGTCGCTGAACAAATCAATAGTAATCCTACCCTGAAAGCAAAGGTTATTAATGCCTTGGAAGCTGGAGGAGTTGATGCCTTTAAGGAAGCTATAGACCACCCCCTTGTGAATATTTTAATGGCAACGATTGAGGGTTGGAAAGACGTATAG
- a CDS encoding DUF4351 domain-containing protein, with the protein MTYDSTLKYLVEQYPQAFTRWLFNQEPAEDIEILNTELSTEPIRADALFFVRVADAILHLEFQTLPQSEPPLPLRMLDYWVRLYRQYRCDIEQVIIFLKPTRLSGVFVNQFTERNLSFRYRVIRIWECDPQPLLTTPGLLPLAVLAQTEVPETLLSQVAARIDMIEDRQQQRNLSACVQLLAGVKFDDQLIQAYFREDMMQESVVYQRIIRQGLEQGLEQGKRNELNLIKRLLNRRLGEINPQLQNQIEELSFDQLEDLGEALLDFESDAARSWGFPP; encoded by the coding sequence ATGACTTACGACAGTACCCTCAAATATCTTGTTGAACAATATCCCCAAGCCTTTACCCGTTGGTTGTTTAACCAGGAACCAGCAGAGGATATCGAAATTCTCAACACCGAATTAAGCACAGAGCCAATTCGAGCAGATGCCTTGTTTTTTGTGCGAGTTGCTGATGCTATCTTGCATCTGGAATTTCAAACCTTACCCCAATCTGAACCTCCCTTACCCCTGCGGATGCTCGATTATTGGGTCAGGTTATATCGGCAGTATCGCTGTGATATTGAACAGGTAATAATTTTTCTCAAACCAACCCGATTATCCGGAGTATTTGTCAATCAATTTACTGAGAGGAACCTATCCTTCCGCTACCGGGTGATTCGGATTTGGGAATGTGATCCACAACCGTTACTTACCACCCCAGGGTTACTACCTTTGGCCGTATTAGCACAAACTGAAGTGCCAGAAACCTTGCTATCCCAGGTAGCAGCGAGAATCGATATGATTGAAGATAGACAACAGCAGCGTAACCTATCTGCTTGCGTACAACTGTTGGCTGGGGTGAAATTTGATGATCAGTTAATTCAAGCCTATTTTCGGGAGGATATGATGCAAGAGTCAGTAGTTTATCAACGGATTATTCGTCAAGGATTAGAACAGGGATTAGAACAAGGAAAGCGCAATGAGCTTAATTTAATTAAGCGTCTACTTAACCGTCGCCTAGGTGAAATTAATCCCCAATTACAAAATCAAATTGAGGAATTATCTTTTGACCAGTTGGAGGATTTAGGAGAAGCGTTGTTAGATTTTGAAAGCGATGCAGCGCGGTCTTGGGGGTTTCCCCCATGA
- a CDS encoding DUF29 domain-containing protein, with protein MDKPSLYQQDFYAWTQQQAQALKHKQFYELDWQHLEEEIQALGRQEYRELVSRLCVLLGHLLKWQYQPENRSRSCFLSIREQRRAIKRHLRQNPSLKSRRSEAMMDGYEAGIDLALRETNLPIRTFPEACLYSFDEVIQDTFLCDTSQDWEN; from the coding sequence ATGGATAAACCTTCCCTATACCAGCAAGACTTCTATGCTTGGACTCAGCAGCAAGCCCAAGCACTGAAGCATAAGCAATTTTATGAGCTTGATTGGCAGCATCTGGAGGAAGAAATTCAAGCTTTGGGAAGACAGGAATATCGGGAATTGGTAAGTCGCCTTTGCGTTCTGCTTGGTCATCTGCTGAAGTGGCAGTATCAACCAGAGAATCGTAGCCGCAGTTGTTTTTTGAGTATTAGAGAACAACGTCGGGCAATTAAACGACATTTACGGCAAAACCCCAGCTTAAAGTCTCGCCGGTCGGAAGCAATGATGGATGGCTATGAAGCAGGTATTGATTTAGCCTTGCGGGAAACTAATTTGCCAATACGAACGTTCCCAGAAGCTTGTCTTTATTCCTTTGATGAGGTGATTCAGGATACTTTTTTGTGTGATACTAGCCAAGATTGGGAAAATTAG